TCGGTAGGAAGCGAGTCATTCGATGGGGACCCCGGACAATTGATCTTGATATTATTCTTTTTAATCAAGAAATAATTAACAGAGAGCAACTTCAAATTCCTCATCCCAGGATGGCTGAACGGGCGTTTGTATTAATTCCAATAAATGAGATAAACCCGGTTGCCGTAGTACCAGGGATAAATGAGCCAATTGGTGGATTAGCGGAAAATATACCTAAAGAAGGGGTTCGGTTATGGAAGCGGAAGTTTGGGGACGACGTATACGCGCTTTTCGAAAACTAAAAGGGTATACGCAAAAGAGTCTAGCAAAGGACTTAGGAATCTCAGTGTCTATACTTGGGGAAATTGAACGGGGTACGAGAATCCCGTCCTATGATTTGTTACAAAAAATTGCACAAACATTAAATATCGAATTTGACGAACTAGTTTCCCTAAATAATGAATAGGGAACATAAAGAGGGGGTTAATCTTGTTTAAAATTGGAGATATTGAATTAAAAAATAGAGTTGTTTTAGCCCCTATGGCTGGAGTTAGCAATTATGCGTTTCGTTTAACAGTAAAGGAATTTGGGGCGGGACTTGTTTGTTGTGAAATGATTAGTGATAAAGGCATTGTTTACCGAAATGAAAGAACGCTAAACATGTTATATATGGATGAAAGAGAAAAACCATTAAGTCTACAAATTTTTGGTGGAGAGAAAGACTCTTTAGTTGAAGCGGC
The nucleotide sequence above comes from Bacillus andreraoultii. Encoded proteins:
- the folK gene encoding 2-amino-4-hydroxy-6-hydroxymethyldihydropteridine diphosphokinase, which gives rise to MKNRAILSLGSNMGDRTAYLYNAIKKLEENDFIQVSNFSSIYETDPVGYTNQDSYLNMAIEIITDYTPFNLLKECLSIEKELGRKRVIRWGPRTIDLDIILFNQEIINREQLQIPHPRMAERAFVLIPINEINPVAVVPGINEPIGGLAENIPKEGVRLWKRKFGDDVYALFEN
- a CDS encoding helix-turn-helix domain-containing protein: MEAEVWGRRIRAFRKLKGYTQKSLAKDLGISVSILGEIERGTRIPSYDLLQKIAQTLNIEFDELVSLNNE